Proteins from a genomic interval of Piscinibacter sp. HJYY11:
- the malG gene encoding maltose ABC transporter permease MalG translates to MAIVVAKSQRWRVLLAHAFLIGLVIVTIFPFLMILSISFRPGNFATGSLIPDRISLEHWTLALGFSYTAPDGSLVQPTFPVLRWLWNSVKVAALTGLVTLLFSTTAAYAFARMKFRGKEASLTGLMLVQMFPSVLALVAIYAIFDRIGNVFPTFGIDSHWSLLLAYSGGIALHVWTIKGYFDTIPAEIEEAAKVDGATPWQAFRIVLLPMALPILMVVFLLAFVGAIIEYPVASILLNEQAKLTLAVGSNLFLYEQKYLWGDFAAAAILSGLPITLVFILAQRWMISGLTAGGIKG, encoded by the coding sequence ATGGCCATCGTCGTCGCCAAATCGCAGCGCTGGCGCGTGCTGCTGGCGCATGCCTTCCTGATCGGGCTCGTGATCGTCACGATCTTCCCGTTCCTGATGATCCTGTCGATCTCGTTCCGGCCGGGCAACTTCGCGACCGGCAGCCTGATCCCGGATCGCATCAGCCTCGAACACTGGACGCTTGCGCTCGGCTTCTCGTACACCGCGCCCGACGGCAGCCTGGTGCAGCCCACCTTCCCGGTGCTGCGCTGGCTGTGGAATTCGGTGAAGGTGGCCGCGCTCACCGGCCTCGTGACGCTGCTGTTCTCCACCACCGCCGCCTACGCCTTCGCACGCATGAAGTTCCGCGGCAAGGAGGCCTCGCTCACCGGCCTGATGCTGGTGCAGATGTTCCCGAGCGTGTTGGCGCTGGTGGCCATCTACGCCATCTTCGACCGCATCGGCAACGTCTTCCCGACCTTCGGGATCGACAGCCACTGGTCGCTGCTGCTCGCCTACTCGGGCGGCATCGCGCTGCACGTGTGGACCATCAAGGGCTACTTCGACACCATCCCAGCCGAGATCGAAGAAGCGGCGAAGGTCGACGGCGCCACACCCTGGCAGGCCTTCCGCATCGTGCTGCTGCCGATGGCGCTGCCGATCCTGATGGTGGTGTTCCTGCTCGCCTTCGTGGGCGCGATCATCGAGTACCCGGTCGCCTCCATCCTGCTCAACGAGCAGGCCAAGCTCACACTCGCGGTCGGCTCCAACCTCTTCCTCTATGAGCAGAAGTACCTGTGGGGCGACTTCGCCGCGGCGGCCATCCTGTCGGGCCTGCCGATCACGCTGGTGTTCATCCTCGCGCAGCGCTGGATGATCTCGGGCCTCACCGCCGGGGGCATCAAGGGATGA
- a CDS encoding alpha-amylase family glycosyl hydrolase, which translates to MRRLAVLLALVPVLLLTAPTAPGPARFADNPIVYFVITDRFFNGDPSNDNAYGRTREAKPEDDVGTFHGGDLKGLTAKLKEGWFRELGVNAIWITAPYEQIHGWVIGGNKAFKHYAYHGYYALDYTVLDKSMGTPADLRELVDTAHAQGIRILFDVVMNHPGYLDLQTARELNLRVLWPGSEKATLANYHSFIDYNNFAFTDWWGRDWVRAGLPSYLDGGRDELTKQLAFLPDFRTESTAHVKLPKFLREKPGTRARDLRDTTVRGYLVAWLTEWVREYGIDGFRADTVKHVEPAAWAELKVAATQALADWKKANPDKKIDDEPFWMVGEDWGKGPQRDPLHDSGFDALINFDFQNAALRDAHPEKLYARYASLLGGRPGYNALSYLSSHDTELFDRKRLADGAAWLMLAPGAVQIYYGDETRRLPGPAPTSDPQQATRSDMNWGNVDTSLLVHWRKLGQFRRAHVAVARGAHQKLADKPYTFSRIDAVSGDRVVVAMDATGAEHIVVGDVFPDGSTVRDAYSGNTAVVSNGRVAINAQHWVLLEAVR; encoded by the coding sequence ATGAGGCGCCTGGCGGTGCTGCTGGCCCTGGTGCCGGTGCTGCTGCTGACGGCGCCGACCGCGCCTGGCCCGGCGCGTTTCGCCGACAACCCGATCGTCTACTTCGTCATCACCGACCGCTTCTTCAACGGCGACCCGTCGAACGACAACGCCTACGGCCGCACCCGCGAAGCCAAGCCCGAAGACGACGTGGGCACCTTCCACGGCGGCGACCTGAAAGGCCTCACCGCCAAGCTGAAGGAAGGCTGGTTCCGCGAACTCGGCGTCAACGCGATCTGGATCACCGCGCCCTACGAGCAGATCCACGGCTGGGTGATCGGCGGCAACAAGGCCTTCAAGCACTACGCCTACCACGGCTACTACGCGCTCGACTACACCGTGCTCGACAAGTCCATGGGCACGCCGGCCGACCTGCGCGAGCTGGTCGACACCGCGCATGCGCAAGGCATCCGCATCCTCTTCGACGTGGTGATGAACCACCCGGGCTACCTCGACCTGCAGACCGCGCGCGAGCTCAACCTGCGGGTGCTGTGGCCGGGCTCCGAGAAGGCGACGCTCGCCAACTATCACTCGTTCATCGACTACAACAACTTCGCCTTCACCGACTGGTGGGGCCGCGACTGGGTGCGCGCCGGCCTGCCGAGCTACCTCGACGGCGGGCGCGACGAGCTCACCAAGCAGCTGGCCTTCCTGCCCGACTTCCGCACCGAGAGCACGGCGCATGTGAAGCTGCCCAAGTTCCTGCGCGAAAAGCCCGGCACCCGCGCGCGCGACCTGCGCGACACCACCGTGCGCGGCTACCTCGTCGCGTGGCTCACCGAGTGGGTGCGCGAGTACGGCATCGACGGCTTCCGTGCCGACACCGTCAAGCACGTCGAGCCGGCCGCGTGGGCCGAGCTGAAAGTCGCCGCGACCCAAGCGCTCGCCGACTGGAAGAAGGCCAACCCCGACAAGAAGATCGACGACGAGCCCTTCTGGATGGTCGGCGAAGATTGGGGCAAGGGCCCGCAGCGCGACCCGCTGCACGACAGCGGCTTCGACGCGCTCATCAACTTCGACTTCCAGAACGCGGCGCTGCGCGATGCGCATCCCGAAAAGCTCTATGCGCGCTACGCCAGCCTGCTCGGCGGCCGGCCGGGCTACAACGCACTCAGCTACCTGTCGTCGCACGACACCGAGCTCTTCGACCGCAAGCGGCTCGCCGACGGCGCCGCCTGGCTGATGCTCGCGCCCGGCGCGGTGCAGATCTACTACGGCGACGAGACGCGTCGCCTGCCCGGCCCCGCGCCGACCAGCGACCCCCAGCAGGCCACCCGCTCCGACATGAACTGGGGCAACGTCGACACGAGCCTGCTCGTGCACTGGCGCAAGCTCGGCCAGTTCCGCCGCGCACATGTTGCGGTGGCCCGCGGCGCGCATCAGAAGCTCGCCGACAAGCCGTACACCTTCAGCCGCATCGATGCGGTCAGCGGCGACCGTGTGGTGGTCGCGATGGACGCCACCGGCGCCGAGCACATCGTCGTGGGCGACGTCTTCCCTGACGGCAGCACGGTGCGCGATGCCTACTCCGGCAACACGGCGGTCGTGAGCAATGGCCGCGTGGCGATCAACGCGCAGCACTGGGTGCTGCTCGAAGCCGTTCGCTGA
- a CDS encoding ROK family protein has protein sequence MTRLQSKQISLLHLYQVLHTVRLGRSPVSRAEIGQATGLSQPAVSSLTRRLLESGALMEVGARPSLGGGRRERELAVNPDFAWVVGVKVSMHQITLALVDFAGGVRDTLKVPISAPVTQAALLQRLVKEIKACLAAADPQVRQRLAGVGVAVPGMVDSLRGEVHWSPMLKPGRKDESAPLAAPLTDALGVPVMIENDANMLALAEQWFGEAARLTNVAVVTLEHGLGLGLVLDGELFRGHSGLAAEFGHIQVVPDGRACRCGKHGCLEAYVAHSAVVGQGQEAGLLPAGELGSGEIETAYVELAQKARAGHQQARRIFEQQGELLGRWMGNMVNLLAPQLVMLDGMQEGTELFFDSLQRAMNEALALPHRQRDLLVVHHRGDETWARGAASLVLQRLDESAEILESVSRHGFETDPDGPRPVT, from the coding sequence ATGACCCGTCTCCAGTCCAAGCAGATCTCGCTGCTGCACCTCTACCAGGTGCTGCACACCGTGCGTCTCGGGCGTTCGCCCGTGTCGCGCGCCGAGATCGGCCAGGCCACGGGGCTGAGCCAGCCGGCCGTGTCGTCCCTCACCCGCCGCCTGCTGGAAAGTGGCGCGCTGATGGAAGTCGGCGCGCGGCCCTCCCTCGGCGGTGGCCGCCGCGAGCGCGAGCTGGCGGTGAACCCCGATTTCGCCTGGGTGGTGGGCGTGAAGGTGTCGATGCACCAGATCACCCTCGCCCTCGTCGACTTTGCCGGCGGCGTGCGCGACACCCTGAAGGTGCCGATCTCCGCGCCCGTCACGCAGGCCGCCTTGCTGCAGCGGCTGGTGAAGGAGATCAAGGCCTGCCTCGCCGCAGCCGACCCGCAGGTGCGCCAGCGCCTCGCCGGCGTGGGCGTGGCGGTGCCAGGCATGGTCGATTCGCTACGCGGCGAGGTGCACTGGTCCCCGATGCTCAAGCCGGGCCGCAAGGACGAGTCGGCTCCGCTCGCCGCCCCGCTCACCGACGCGCTGGGCGTGCCCGTCATGATCGAGAACGACGCCAACATGCTGGCGCTCGCCGAGCAGTGGTTCGGCGAAGCCGCCCGCCTGACCAACGTGGCCGTGGTCACGCTGGAGCACGGCCTGGGCCTCGGCCTCGTGCTCGATGGCGAACTCTTCCGCGGCCACTCGGGCCTTGCGGCCGAGTTCGGCCACATCCAGGTGGTGCCCGACGGGCGTGCCTGCCGTTGCGGCAAGCACGGCTGCCTCGAAGCCTACGTGGCGCACAGCGCGGTGGTCGGCCAGGGCCAGGAGGCCGGGTTGCTGCCCGCGGGCGAGCTGGGCTCGGGCGAGATCGAGACCGCCTATGTCGAGCTGGCACAGAAGGCCCGCGCAGGCCACCAGCAGGCACGCCGGATCTTCGAACAACAAGGCGAGCTGCTCGGCCGCTGGATGGGCAACATGGTCAACCTGCTCGCGCCGCAGCTCGTGATGCTCGACGGCATGCAGGAAGGCACCGAGCTTTTCTTCGACTCGCTGCAGCGCGCGATGAACGAAGCGCTGGCCCTTCCCCATCGCCAGCGCGACCTGCTGGTGGTGCATCACCGCGGCGACGAGACCTGGGCGCGCGGCGCCGCGTCGCTGGTGCTGCAGCGCCTGGACGAGTCCGCAGAGATTCTCGAATCCGTGTCACGGCACGGGTTCGAGACCGACCCCGACGGGCCGAGGCCCGTCACCTGA
- the xylF gene encoding D-xylose ABC transporter substrate-binding protein: MKFTHALFATALTTFSTLAAAQTVVGVSWSNFQEERWKTDEAAIKEQLSKLGANYISADAGGSPEKQLADVDGLIAKGAKALIILAMDKDAIVPALAKAKQRNIPVVAYDRLIEQPGVFYITFDNKEVGRLQAKAVLAAKPKGNYVMIKGSPTDPNANFLRAGQGEVLADALKKGDIKIVGEEYTDGWKPENAQKNMEQILTRNQNKIDAVVASNDGTAGGVVAALSARGIKGVPVSGQDGDHAALNRVALGTQTVSVWKDARVLGREAAAAAVALAGGKKVDGTVTWAEGEKKVPMTSKFLAPVPVTAANLDVVIKAGWVSKDVVCKGVAAATAPAACK; the protein is encoded by the coding sequence ATGAAATTCACCCACGCACTGTTTGCCACTGCTCTGACAACGTTTTCAACACTCGCTGCCGCGCAAACGGTGGTGGGTGTGAGCTGGTCCAACTTCCAGGAAGAGCGCTGGAAGACCGACGAGGCCGCCATCAAGGAACAGCTCTCCAAGCTGGGCGCCAACTACATCAGCGCCGATGCGGGCGGCTCGCCCGAGAAGCAGCTGGCCGACGTCGACGGCCTGATCGCCAAGGGCGCGAAGGCGCTGATCATCCTCGCGATGGACAAGGACGCGATCGTGCCGGCGCTCGCAAAAGCCAAGCAGCGCAACATCCCGGTCGTCGCCTACGACCGCCTGATCGAGCAGCCCGGCGTCTTCTACATCACCTTCGACAACAAGGAAGTCGGCCGCCTGCAGGCCAAGGCCGTGCTGGCCGCCAAGCCGAAGGGCAACTACGTGATGATCAAGGGCTCGCCCACCGACCCGAACGCCAACTTCCTGCGCGCCGGCCAAGGCGAAGTGCTGGCCGATGCGCTGAAGAAGGGCGACATCAAGATCGTCGGCGAGGAATACACCGACGGCTGGAAGCCCGAGAACGCCCAGAAGAACATGGAGCAGATCCTCACGCGCAACCAGAACAAGATCGACGCGGTGGTGGCCTCCAACGACGGCACGGCCGGTGGCGTGGTGGCGGCACTGTCCGCACGCGGCATCAAGGGTGTGCCCGTCTCGGGCCAGGACGGCGACCATGCCGCGCTGAACCGCGTGGCGCTCGGCACGCAGACCGTCTCGGTGTGGAAGGACGCCCGCGTGCTCGGCCGTGAAGCCGCAGCCGCCGCCGTGGCGCTCGCCGGCGGCAAGAAGGTCGACGGCACCGTCACCTGGGCCGAAGGCGAGAAGAAGGTGCCGATGACCTCGAAGTTCCTGGCACCGGTGCCCGTCACCGCCGCCAACCTCGACGTGGTCATCAAGGCTGGCTGGGTCAGCAAGGACGTGGTATGCAAGGGCGTGGCCGCAGCCACCGCTCCCGCCGCCTGCAAGTAA
- a CDS encoding sugar ABC transporter permease — protein MSLPLQISALDLRLSLMAVVLAVMAVVFHVLTGTFLTPENLYNIAQQTAVVGIVATAIALIIVARQIDLSVGSVMGCVGVLIAFLQYTSGWHWIPASLAGLALALVVGLYQGWLTAYLGVPSFVVTLGGLMSFRGAAFLIADGKTQPITDPTFLALGGGLDGSLGPALSWALGAALSALVIFNTAARRRSKRAHGFTVRPLWFDAAFAGLVVAMLLGFVAVTCAYQLPGKDAAQGVPIPVVIWGVVVMGMAFIVRRTRFGRYVYAIGGNPEAALLVGIPVKRVMLMLFLLLAVLVTIASVVSVARLNAGTNSLGTNMELYVIAAAVIGGVALSGGSGTVLGSVLGALIIQFLESGLLLLDVGIGQRMVIIGQVLIVAVVFDVLYRRWTGERLT, from the coding sequence ATGTCACTTCCCCTCCAGATCAGCGCGCTCGACCTGCGGCTTTCTCTGATGGCCGTCGTGCTCGCCGTCATGGCCGTGGTCTTCCACGTGCTGACCGGCACTTTCCTCACGCCGGAAAACCTCTACAACATCGCGCAGCAGACCGCCGTGGTCGGCATCGTCGCGACCGCCATCGCCCTCATCATCGTGGCGCGCCAGATCGACCTCTCGGTCGGCTCGGTGATGGGCTGCGTGGGCGTGCTCATCGCCTTCCTGCAGTACACCTCGGGCTGGCACTGGATCCCGGCCTCGCTCGCCGGGCTGGCGCTCGCGCTCGTCGTCGGCCTCTACCAAGGCTGGCTCACCGCGTATCTCGGCGTGCCCTCCTTCGTGGTCACGCTGGGCGGACTGATGTCCTTCCGCGGCGCGGCCTTCCTCATCGCCGACGGCAAGACGCAGCCGATCACCGACCCCACCTTCCTCGCGCTCGGCGGCGGCCTCGACGGCTCGCTCGGCCCCGCGCTGAGCTGGGCGCTCGGTGCGGCACTCTCGGCCCTCGTGATCTTCAACACCGCCGCACGCCGGCGCAGCAAGCGAGCGCACGGCTTCACCGTGCGGCCGCTGTGGTTCGACGCCGCGTTCGCCGGCCTCGTGGTGGCGATGCTGCTCGGCTTCGTGGCCGTCACCTGCGCCTATCAGCTGCCCGGCAAGGACGCCGCGCAAGGCGTGCCCATCCCGGTCGTCATCTGGGGCGTGGTGGTGATGGGCATGGCCTTCATCGTGCGGCGCACACGCTTCGGCCGCTACGTCTACGCGATCGGCGGCAACCCTGAAGCCGCCCTGCTCGTCGGCATCCCGGTGAAGCGCGTGATGCTGATGCTCTTCCTGCTGCTGGCGGTGCTGGTCACGATCGCCTCGGTGGTCTCGGTGGCGCGCCTCAACGCCGGCACCAACTCGCTCGGCACGAACATGGAGCTCTACGTGATCGCCGCGGCAGTGATCGGCGGCGTGGCGCTCTCGGGCGGCAGCGGCACCGTGCTCGGCTCGGTGCTGGGCGCACTCATCATCCAGTTCCTCGAGAGCGGCCTGCTGCTGCTCGACGTGGGCATCGGCCAGCGCATGGTGATCATCGGCCAGGTGCTGATCGTCGCCGTCGTCTTCGACGTGCTCTACCGTCGTTGGACCGGGGAGCGGCTCACATGA
- a CDS encoding ATP-binding cassette domain-containing protein, whose protein sequence is MNTPMPMTAPLVELKNIHKAFFGVRAVEDVSLTVYPGEVVAVLGHNGAGKSTLMKMLAGAFPIDSGEILVNGAPAKIDTPADSQALGIETIYQTLALADNLDSVANLFLGRELLTRFRTLDDDAMEVAAREVFHRLNPNFKNIRVPVRSLSGGQRQVVAISRALYFNARVLIMDEPCAALGPEETRMVHELVKKLKAQGVGIFLITHDMPDVFGLSDRLTVMKNGRTVGTYKTAEVTEDEVLGMIIGGKPLPGRTSSSPSP, encoded by the coding sequence ATGAACACGCCGATGCCCATGACCGCGCCGCTGGTCGAACTGAAGAACATTCACAAGGCCTTCTTCGGCGTGCGCGCCGTCGAAGACGTGAGCCTCACCGTCTACCCCGGCGAAGTGGTCGCCGTGCTCGGCCACAACGGCGCCGGCAAGTCCACGCTGATGAAGATGCTGGCGGGCGCCTTCCCGATCGACAGCGGCGAGATCCTCGTCAACGGTGCGCCGGCGAAGATCGACACGCCGGCCGATTCGCAGGCTCTCGGCATCGAGACGATCTACCAGACGCTCGCACTCGCCGACAACCTCGACAGCGTGGCCAACCTCTTCCTCGGCCGCGAGCTGCTCACCCGCTTTCGCACGCTCGACGACGATGCGATGGAAGTGGCGGCGCGCGAGGTGTTCCACCGCCTCAACCCCAACTTCAAGAACATCCGCGTGCCGGTGCGTTCGCTCTCGGGCGGCCAGCGGCAGGTGGTCGCCATCTCGCGGGCGCTGTACTTCAACGCCCGCGTGCTGATCATGGACGAGCCCTGCGCCGCGCTCGGCCCCGAAGAGACACGCATGGTCCACGAGCTCGTGAAGAAGCTCAAGGCCCAGGGCGTGGGCATCTTCCTGATCACCCATGACATGCCCGACGTGTTCGGCCTTTCCGATCGCCTCACGGTGATGAAGAACGGCCGCACCGTGGGCACCTACAAGACCGCCGAGGTCACCGAGGACGAAGTGCTCGGAATGATCATCGGCGGCAAACCACTGCCCGGCAGGACCAGCTCTTCACCGAGCCCCTGA